In Agarivorans gilvus, one genomic interval encodes:
- a CDS encoding urease accessory protein UreD produces MNVECLEGSKVVLTTPASGKLYRSNLARQQQAQQQRFHLENNSSLEWLPPETIVFNGAQGRLDSHFMLQGNAQLIAWEITCLGRQASDEEFEHGELLQSIKVYREQRPLLIENTRIDNAVTANNPAALAGQSVYACMLATVDQLSEAQQKQLLESLRSQLDCPQLGLSLLRGLLVLRYLGNNAEQVRKQFEQAWAIIRPCTLGLKAVAPRIWNT; encoded by the coding sequence ATGAACGTAGAGTGTTTAGAGGGCAGTAAAGTGGTGCTCACCACCCCCGCCTCGGGCAAACTTTATCGCTCTAACTTGGCCCGCCAACAACAAGCCCAGCAGCAACGCTTTCACCTAGAAAATAACAGCAGCTTAGAATGGCTACCGCCAGAAACCATCGTGTTTAACGGTGCGCAAGGGCGTTTAGACAGCCATTTCATGTTGCAAGGCAATGCCCAGCTCATTGCTTGGGAAATCACCTGTCTAGGCCGCCAAGCCAGCGACGAAGAATTTGAGCATGGCGAATTATTGCAATCGATTAAAGTGTATCGCGAGCAGCGTCCACTACTGATCGAAAATACCCGTATCGACAATGCCGTGACTGCCAACAACCCTGCGGCCTTAGCCGGGCAATCGGTATACGCCTGCATGCTGGCCACCGTTGACCAACTTAGCGAAGCCCAGCAAAAACAACTACTGGAAAGCCTGCGTAGCCAATTGGACTGCCCACAATTGGGCTTAAGTTTACTCAGAGGTTTACTGGTATTGCGTTATCTGGGTAATAACGCCGAGCAAGTAAGAAAACAGTTTGAACAAGCATGGGCCATTATTCGCCCCTGTACCTTGGGCTTGAAAGCAGTAGCCCCACGCATTTGGAATACCTAA
- the ureG gene encoding urease accessory protein UreG: MMSIKQTLRVGVGGPVGSGKTALLTALCRELKDRFNLAVVTNDIYTKEDAQFLLRNNALAEDRILGVETGGCPHTAIREDASMNLAAIAELNRRHQGLDLVLVESGGDNLSATFSPELSDLTLYVIDVSAGDKIPRKGGPGITKSDLLIINKTDLAPHVGASLEVMDRDAKKMRGERPFVFSNLKTNEGLQDIINFIIEQGMLEEAATTAN, from the coding sequence ATGATGAGCATAAAACAAACTTTACGTGTTGGTGTTGGTGGTCCAGTGGGCTCAGGCAAAACTGCCCTACTCACCGCCCTTTGCCGCGAGCTAAAAGATCGCTTCAACCTAGCCGTGGTCACCAACGATATTTATACCAAGGAAGATGCCCAGTTTTTGTTGCGTAATAACGCCCTAGCTGAAGATCGTATTCTAGGCGTTGAAACCGGTGGCTGTCCGCATACCGCCATTCGCGAAGATGCCTCGATGAACCTAGCCGCAATTGCCGAGCTAAATCGTCGCCATCAGGGCTTAGACTTAGTATTAGTGGAAAGTGGCGGTGACAACCTTAGCGCCACCTTTAGCCCAGAGCTTAGCGACTTAACGCTGTATGTGATCGATGTGAGTGCTGGCGACAAGATCCCCCGTAAGGGTGGCCCCGGCATCACTAAATCAGACTTATTGATCATCAACAAAACCGATCTTGCTCCTCATGTGGGCGCCTCCCTAGAGGTGATGGATCGCGATGCCAAGAAAATGCGCGGTGAGCGTCCTTTTGTCTTCAGTAATCTAAAAACCAACGAAGGCTTACAAGACATCATCAACTTTATTATTGAACAAGGCATGCTCGAAGAAGCAGCCACCACCGCTAACTAA
- the urtB gene encoding urea ABC transporter permease subunit UrtB, translating to MSIYISRLSHLWLSALLLLIALPAAASDWNQVVQAFASAKNNNQKEVLIEQLIDIDDERNQLIFQSLLDANLYYRKSDRLVVVAIEKDGQYQLSSVLDGSELGAVSKSKIRKITVNNSIRRQLRSGLAQISLSAADPAERIAAVRSLMNEADESFMPMIEKRLVAESDKAVIAKLKEMQAIIVLQNGEPQARIAAAQLLSGQLDQASRNVLNQQQAKEQDPQVLAAIDKAVATNQQLVQINGIAENIYFGLSLGAVLLLAAVGLAITFGVMGVINMAHGEMIMLGAYTTYVIQQLMPNSIEWSLLVAVPAAFVVSGLVGVLIERGIIRFLYGRPLETLLATFGLSLILQQAVRSIFGPLNQAVITPQWMSGSLEINGVLSLTYNRLYIIVFSFLVVALLWTILRKTFFGLQMRAVTQNRAMANSMGIRSSWVDAMTFGLGSGIAGIAGVALSQLTNVGPNLGQNYIIDSFMVVVFGGVGNLFGTVIGALTLGVANKLAEPFTGAVLAKILVLVFIILFIQKRPRGLFALKGRTVED from the coding sequence TTGAGCATATACATATCTCGTCTTTCACACTTGTGGCTAAGCGCTTTGCTACTGTTAATCGCATTACCCGCTGCGGCAAGTGATTGGAACCAGGTCGTACAGGCCTTCGCCAGCGCTAAAAATAATAATCAAAAAGAAGTGCTAATCGAACAGCTCATCGACATCGATGATGAGCGTAATCAACTCATTTTTCAAAGTTTACTCGACGCCAACTTGTATTATCGAAAATCCGACCGACTGGTGGTAGTGGCCATAGAGAAAGACGGCCAATATCAACTCAGTTCGGTGCTTGACGGTAGTGAACTCGGCGCTGTTAGCAAATCTAAAATTAGAAAAATCACAGTCAACAACAGCATTCGTCGTCAGCTGCGCAGTGGCTTAGCACAAATTAGTTTAAGTGCTGCCGATCCAGCGGAGCGCATTGCCGCAGTACGCTCGTTAATGAATGAAGCAGACGAAAGCTTCATGCCGATGATAGAAAAGCGCTTGGTGGCGGAGTCAGATAAGGCGGTGATTGCCAAGCTAAAAGAAATGCAGGCGATCATTGTGTTGCAAAACGGTGAGCCGCAAGCGCGTATCGCCGCGGCTCAGCTGTTGTCAGGGCAATTGGACCAAGCCTCCAGAAACGTACTCAATCAACAGCAGGCCAAAGAGCAAGACCCACAAGTGCTGGCCGCGATTGATAAAGCGGTAGCCACTAACCAACAGTTGGTGCAAATTAATGGTATAGCCGAGAATATCTACTTTGGTTTGAGCCTTGGCGCAGTATTGCTGCTGGCTGCCGTCGGTTTGGCGATTACCTTTGGGGTAATGGGCGTGATTAACATGGCCCACGGTGAAATGATCATGTTGGGGGCCTATACCACCTACGTGATTCAGCAGCTAATGCCCAACAGTATTGAATGGTCACTATTAGTGGCAGTACCAGCCGCCTTTGTGGTATCTGGTTTAGTGGGGGTACTGATTGAGCGTGGCATTATTCGCTTCTTATATGGCCGCCCATTAGAAACGCTATTGGCCACCTTTGGCTTAAGCCTGATCTTACAACAAGCGGTGCGCAGTATCTTTGGCCCTCTAAACCAAGCGGTAATTACCCCGCAGTGGATGAGTGGCTCCTTAGAAATTAATGGCGTGCTGTCGCTAACCTACAACCGTCTTTACATCATCGTCTTTAGTTTCTTGGTGGTGGCACTGTTGTGGACGATTTTACGTAAGACCTTCTTTGGTTTGCAGATGCGCGCCGTAACCCAAAACCGCGCCATGGCTAACTCCATGGGCATTCGCTCTAGCTGGGTGGATGCCATGACCTTTGGTTTAGGTTCGGGCATTGCCGGCATTGCGGGTGTGGCCTTAAGCCAGTTAACCAACGTTGGGCCAAACCTTGGCCAGAACTACATCATCGATTCCTTCATGGTGGTGGTATTTGGCGGCGTGGGTAACTTGTTTGGCACGGTGATTGGCGCCTTAACTCTAGGGGTCGCTAACAAACTAGCAGAACCCTTTACTGGCGCGGTATTAGCCAAAATTCTGGTATTGGTATTCATCATTCTATTCATTCAAAAACGTCCCCGCGGCTTGTTCGCCTTAAAAGGCCGTACGGTGGAGGATTAA
- a CDS encoding LysR family transcriptional regulator translates to MQQPDLNLLCRFIEAYEQRHHYPEVSSKGQHEQVFRDLENSLRCSLFNADYSKLTPQGELLYKRTKQLQQQISNLLQRPHSKPAARKITIGLDQFVPTQSLLRSYPRFISELSLQQLQIVQLDSGPLLQQLASGELDMVLRVAQAQKPPKTHSRRYCNLNLALACSANHSLTKHQQLSAEQLQAQRQLCLSQLPVDLKLNRVNRWQISHREMLHDLLVLGMGWALAPRHWLEHSFRNGSLVELHLSNYFSANKLEIEILWLSKQYDSQVAQCLNLLGLNAYDG, encoded by the coding sequence ATGCAACAACCCGATCTCAACTTACTCTGCCGTTTTATTGAAGCCTACGAACAGCGCCACCACTACCCAGAGGTGTCGAGTAAAGGGCAACACGAGCAAGTCTTTCGTGACTTAGAAAATAGCCTCAGGTGTTCGCTATTTAATGCCGATTACAGCAAGCTCACTCCCCAGGGCGAACTACTGTATAAACGCACCAAACAATTACAGCAGCAAATCAGCAACCTGTTGCAACGCCCCCATAGCAAACCTGCGGCGCGAAAAATCACCATAGGCTTGGATCAATTCGTGCCCACCCAAAGCTTATTACGCAGCTATCCTCGGTTTATTAGTGAGTTATCCTTGCAGCAACTGCAAATCGTACAACTAGACAGCGGCCCCTTACTACAGCAATTAGCAAGCGGCGAGCTAGATATGGTATTAAGGGTGGCACAAGCGCAAAAACCGCCAAAAACCCACTCTAGACGCTATTGCAACTTAAACCTAGCCTTGGCCTGCTCGGCCAACCACAGCCTCACCAAGCACCAACAGCTCAGCGCCGAGCAACTGCAAGCGCAGCGACAACTGTGCCTAAGCCAGCTCCCAGTAGACTTAAAACTCAATCGAGTGAACCGTTGGCAAATTAGCCACCGCGAAATGTTACACGACTTACTAGTACTGGGCATGGGTTGGGCATTGGCCCCGCGACATTGGCTAGAACATAGCTTTAGAAATGGTAGCTTGGTGGAGCTGCATTTAAGCAATTACTTCTCGGCTAATAAATTGGAAATCGAAATCCTCTGGTTGAGCAAGCAATACGACAGCCAAGTGGCACAGTGTCTAAACCTACTAGGGCTGAATGCTTATGATGGATGA
- the ureA gene encoding urease subunit gamma, whose product MELTPREKDKLLLFTAFLVAERRKQKGLKLNYPETVAYLSASIVEGAREGRSVAELMSWGRTLLSRDDVMDGIAEMVHEVQVEATFPDGTKLVTVHNPIP is encoded by the coding sequence ATGGAATTAACCCCAAGAGAAAAAGACAAGCTATTGTTGTTTACCGCCTTCCTCGTCGCCGAGCGACGCAAACAAAAAGGCTTAAAGCTCAACTACCCAGAAACGGTGGCTTATCTGTCAGCCAGCATCGTAGAAGGCGCTCGCGAAGGACGCAGTGTTGCCGAATTAATGAGCTGGGGCCGCACCCTGCTAAGTCGTGACGATGTGATGGATGGCATCGCCGAGATGGTTCATGAAGTACAAGTTGAAGCCACCTTCCCCGATGGCACCAAGCTTGTCACCGTGCATAACCCGATCCCTTAG
- a CDS encoding LysR family transcriptional regulator, with protein sequence MMDENAQQQALLAFVSLAKYGELAKTAQQLKCSEPELQAQIQSLQQTLGCQLFIPAARFYQLSPDGLALIEQAELILARYQELTQHCRYLQLGKSLSVNISYQHWFPSPWLTLLACHLQSFEPLLELQFSNSQQHNIHFSFSARAHHQDYQVYPWRKAKLIKVAHPRLANHRHAFDDYLKLFDIRENQQNKLFVGETLLLDALEAGLGWAILPEISVESRLAEGQLKAWPEPFGELASYLHLSKHCPQDIHAWLLQQTSGDE encoded by the coding sequence ATGATGGATGAAAATGCCCAACAACAAGCACTACTAGCCTTTGTTAGCCTAGCCAAGTACGGAGAGCTGGCTAAAACCGCCCAGCAACTCAAATGCAGTGAACCCGAGCTTCAGGCGCAGATTCAGTCATTGCAACAAACTTTGGGCTGTCAGCTATTTATACCCGCTGCGCGCTTTTACCAGCTTAGCCCTGACGGATTAGCACTTATTGAACAAGCCGAACTAATATTGGCTCGCTATCAAGAGCTCACTCAGCATTGTCGTTATCTACAACTGGGGAAAAGCCTTAGCGTGAATATTAGCTATCAACACTGGTTTCCCAGCCCTTGGTTAACCTTATTAGCCTGTCACCTACAAAGCTTTGAGCCTTTATTAGAATTACAGTTCTCTAATAGCCAACAACACAACATCCATTTCAGCTTCTCGGCGCGCGCCCATCATCAAGACTATCAAGTGTATCCGTGGCGTAAAGCCAAGCTAATCAAAGTGGCCCATCCGAGGTTGGCCAACCACCGACACGCCTTTGATGATTATTTAAAGCTATTCGATATTAGGGAGAACCAGCAAAATAAATTGTTTGTTGGCGAAACCTTGTTACTGGATGCCTTAGAAGCCGGCCTCGGCTGGGCAATATTGCCAGAAATCAGTGTTGAATCGAGACTGGCAGAAGGACAACTTAAGGCGTGGCCCGAGCCTTTTGGCGAACTGGCCAGCTACTTACATTTGTCGAAACACTGTCCGCAAGATATTCACGCTTGGCTGCTACAACAAACCAGTGGCGATGAATAA
- the menE gene encoding o-succinylbenzoate--CoA ligase, translating into MTAIPLSQQPLFQQCQLRPKHIALSIDGQQFSYQQLYNMVASTAAQLQQQGLTKGSRLCCFSADPLPILLLQLCSLHLGYLFCPINHHHPLSQLQQLSEQLDCQFYWSDSELKLEGPRRINFDPHLALSHQPIALDSERPMSVVFTSGSSGPAKAVVHCWRNHYYSALGSQAMIPLDDQDQWLLSLPLYHIGGQAIVWRCLLAGAQIVVAQNKGQLFADLNSNQASHVSLVPTQLYRLLTEQKFWAHCLQLKHILVGGAACNDNLIEQALSRGFEVYSSYGSSEMSSQIATRRHRLEQSAYQLLPHRRAKIHRGEIYLRGQTLCLGYWQNGEAILPCDAEGWFNSGDLGTINGAQLTIQGRSNNMFICAGENIQPEEIEWALLQYPSIAQAIVVAQHSPEYGQRPVAFIRYATSFKTEQLETFLRERLAAIKLPIAYYELPQQLSLKPSRSELSKLANHKPSCCDQC; encoded by the coding sequence ATGACAGCGATACCTCTCTCACAACAGCCACTTTTCCAGCAATGCCAACTAAGGCCGAAACATATTGCCTTAAGCATTGATGGGCAGCAATTTAGCTATCAACAGCTCTATAACATGGTCGCGTCCACCGCCGCCCAGTTACAACAACAAGGGCTTACCAAGGGCAGCCGACTATGTTGCTTTTCTGCTGATCCGCTGCCAATACTGCTATTGCAACTCTGCAGCTTACATTTGGGTTATTTATTTTGCCCAATCAATCACCATCACCCGCTCAGCCAATTGCAGCAATTAAGCGAGCAGCTTGATTGCCAATTCTATTGGAGCGATTCTGAACTCAAGTTAGAGGGACCTCGACGAATTAATTTCGACCCTCATTTGGCGCTGAGCCACCAGCCCATAGCCCTAGACAGTGAACGGCCAATGAGCGTGGTATTTACCTCGGGTAGCAGCGGCCCAGCCAAAGCGGTGGTACATTGCTGGCGTAACCACTACTACAGCGCTCTGGGTTCACAAGCGATGATCCCGCTCGATGACCAAGACCAGTGGCTATTGTCGCTACCGCTTTACCATATTGGCGGGCAAGCCATTGTCTGGCGCTGTTTGTTAGCGGGGGCGCAAATTGTAGTGGCGCAAAATAAAGGCCAGCTATTTGCTGATTTAAACAGTAACCAAGCCAGTCATGTATCATTGGTGCCAACCCAGTTGTACCGCTTGCTGACCGAACAAAAATTTTGGGCTCACTGTTTGCAGCTAAAACACATTCTAGTCGGTGGCGCGGCCTGCAACGATAACCTTATCGAACAAGCGCTGAGTCGGGGCTTTGAGGTATACAGCTCTTATGGCAGCAGTGAGATGAGCTCACAAATTGCCACCCGCCGTCACCGCCTCGAACAAAGCGCCTATCAGCTGCTACCGCATCGTCGCGCCAAGATCCATCGGGGTGAGATTTATTTACGTGGCCAAACCTTGTGCTTAGGCTATTGGCAAAATGGCGAGGCCATTCTGCCCTGCGACGCCGAGGGCTGGTTTAACAGTGGTGATTTAGGGACAATTAACGGCGCCCAGCTAACGATACAGGGCCGCAGCAATAACATGTTTATTTGCGCCGGTGAAAATATTCAGCCAGAAGAAATAGAATGGGCCTTGCTGCAATACCCTTCAATTGCTCAAGCCATTGTGGTGGCTCAACATAGTCCAGAATATGGTCAGCGACCGGTGGCCTTTATTCGTTACGCAACCTCATTTAAGACGGAGCAACTAGAAACATTTTTACGTGAGCGTTTAGCGGCGATCAAATTACCGATCGCCTATTATGAACTACCTCAGCAGCTCTCGCTGAAACCCTCAAGAAGCGAGCTAAGCAAGCTGGCTAATCATAAGCCGAGCTGCTGTGACCAATGTTGA
- the urtA gene encoding urea ABC transporter substrate-binding protein: MTQQSKWKKLATVASGVALAFSLNAAQAAETIKVGVLHSLSGTMAISETTLKDTVLMMIEEQNKKGGLLGKKLEPVVVDPASNWPLFAEKARELLDKEKVDVIFGCWTSVSRKSVLPVVEELNGMLFYPVQYEGEESSKNVFYTGAAPNQQAIPAVDYLMNEEGVERWVLAGTDYVYPRTTNKILEAYLKAKGVKEADIMINYTPFGHSDWQTIVSDVKKFGSTGKKTAVVSTINGDANVPFYKELANQGISAEDIPVVAFSVGEEELSGFDTAPLVGHLAAWNYFQSADSEANEAFIEAWKAYTGDDKRVTNDPMEATYIGFKMWAEAVEKAGTTDTDEVRDAMYGIVVPNLTGGYAVMNTNHHLTKPVLIGEIQADGQFDIVWQTMGGVIGDAWTDHLEESATIVADWTAPIKCGNFNIKTGQCSGQNY, translated from the coding sequence ATGACACAACAAAGCAAATGGAAAAAGCTCGCTACTGTCGCCAGTGGCGTTGCGCTAGCCTTCTCTCTTAATGCAGCTCAAGCAGCAGAAACCATTAAAGTAGGCGTATTGCACTCTTTATCTGGCACCATGGCCATCAGTGAAACCACACTGAAAGATACCGTATTAATGATGATTGAAGAGCAAAACAAAAAGGGTGGTTTATTAGGTAAGAAATTGGAGCCGGTGGTAGTTGACCCTGCGTCAAACTGGCCATTGTTTGCCGAAAAAGCCCGTGAATTGCTCGACAAAGAAAAAGTGGATGTGATTTTTGGTTGCTGGACTTCAGTATCACGTAAGTCGGTATTACCGGTAGTTGAAGAGCTAAATGGCATGTTGTTCTACCCAGTTCAATACGAGGGTGAGGAAAGCTCTAAAAACGTATTCTACACCGGTGCTGCGCCAAACCAACAAGCCATTCCGGCGGTGGATTACTTGATGAATGAAGAAGGTGTAGAGCGTTGGGTATTAGCTGGTACTGACTATGTTTACCCACGTACCACCAACAAGATCCTTGAAGCTTACCTAAAAGCGAAAGGGGTAAAAGAAGCTGACATCATGATCAACTACACCCCATTTGGTCACTCTGACTGGCAAACCATTGTTTCTGATGTGAAGAAATTTGGTAGCACGGGTAAGAAAACCGCCGTTGTTTCAACTATTAACGGTGATGCCAACGTACCTTTCTATAAAGAGCTAGCCAACCAAGGCATCTCTGCTGAAGACATTCCTGTTGTTGCGTTCTCAGTGGGTGAAGAAGAACTATCTGGTTTTGATACCGCACCACTAGTGGGTCACTTAGCTGCATGGAACTACTTCCAAAGCGCCGATAGCGAAGCCAACGAAGCCTTCATCGAAGCTTGGAAAGCCTACACTGGCGATGACAAACGAGTGACTAACGACCCAATGGAAGCTACTTACATCGGTTTCAAGATGTGGGCTGAAGCGGTAGAAAAAGCCGGTACAACCGACACTGACGAAGTACGTGATGCAATGTATGGCATTGTGGTACCTAACCTAACTGGCGGTTACGCAGTAATGAACACCAACCACCACCTCACTAAACCAGTTCTGATTGGTGAAATCCAAGCTGATGGTCAATTCGACATCGTTTGGCAAACCATGGGTGGCGTAATTGGTGATGCTTGGACTGACCACCTAGAAGAATCTGCCACCATCGTAGCCGATTGGACTGCGCCCATTAAGTGCGGCAACTTCAACATTAAAACGGGTCAATGTTCAGGTCAAAACTACTAG
- a CDS encoding urease subunit beta, with protein sequence MTPGELIIEDGEIELNVGLATITIDVANSGDRPVQVGSHYHFAETNPALHFDRQAARGFRLNIAAGTAVRFEPGQSRQVELVALSGRREVYGFRGEVMGHLEDEEQA encoded by the coding sequence ATGACACCTGGAGAACTGATTATTGAGGATGGCGAAATCGAGCTAAATGTCGGTTTAGCCACCATCACCATCGATGTGGCCAACAGCGGAGACCGTCCGGTACAGGTAGGCTCTCACTACCACTTTGCCGAAACCAATCCGGCCTTGCATTTTGACCGCCAAGCCGCTCGCGGCTTTCGCCTTAACATCGCCGCCGGCACTGCGGTACGTTTTGAACCCGGCCAAAGCCGCCAAGTCGAGCTGGTTGCACTAAGCGGCAGACGCGAAGTCTATGGCTTTAGAGGCGAAGTAATGGGTCACCTAGAAGATGAGGAACAAGCATGA
- a CDS encoding HupE/UreJ family protein, translated as MKRLLALAAGLLISLPSFAHEGHHHGLSDGLLHPLTGLDHLIALSLIGLLASQSGKLKLSLAQSLFALVLAAIVANMGFVPPMLETGLAISLLVMAVLVAKVLPRSAGIASLVVCLVAALHGAAHGNEVPAAADLKLFFAGFISSSVALICSGYFIGKQLQRSQYGEKFTRAIAGVAGAFGLSALIA; from the coding sequence ATGAAAAGACTACTCGCTCTGGCCGCTGGCCTATTAATCAGCTTACCCAGCTTCGCTCACGAAGGTCATCACCACGGACTAAGCGACGGCTTATTGCATCCACTTACCGGCTTAGATCACCTAATCGCTTTAAGCTTAATTGGTCTACTTGCCAGTCAGAGCGGCAAGTTAAAGCTGAGCCTAGCCCAGAGTTTATTCGCTTTGGTATTGGCAGCCATCGTAGCCAACATGGGCTTTGTGCCACCGATGTTAGAAACTGGTTTAGCTATCTCGCTATTAGTGATGGCGGTATTGGTAGCCAAAGTACTGCCGCGCTCGGCTGGCATCGCTAGCCTAGTCGTGTGTTTAGTGGCGGCCTTACACGGTGCTGCCCACGGCAACGAAGTACCGGCAGCGGCCGATCTTAAACTGTTCTTTGCTGGCTTCATCAGCAGCTCAGTAGCGCTAATCTGTAGTGGTTACTTCATTGGTAAACAACTACAGCGCAGCCAATACGGCGAAAAATTCACTCGTGCCATTGCTGGTGTAGCGGGTGCCTTCGGTCTTAGCGCACTAATCGCTTAA
- a CDS encoding urease accessory protein UreF, with product MAQLQLMRLVSPSLPVGGFAYSQGLEYAIENNWVNNPKELKTWIAGVLQAGLACLDIPMLAALYEACSEQDFAKFESLNLELIASRETHELELEDIQMGNALRTLLSQLDEGITAPLSDEAMSWTSMFALAGVHWQITLPELADGYLWTWLENQLAVAGKTLPLGQTACQQLLSQLLPLLPRARQAGLALPFENISGSLPALSLASALHETQYCRLFRS from the coding sequence ATGGCGCAATTACAGTTAATGCGACTGGTTAGCCCCAGCTTACCGGTGGGCGGCTTTGCCTATTCGCAGGGCTTGGAGTACGCCATAGAAAACAACTGGGTAAACAATCCCAAAGAACTAAAAACGTGGATTGCTGGGGTATTACAAGCGGGCCTCGCCTGCTTGGACATTCCAATGCTGGCGGCCTTATACGAGGCTTGCTCAGAGCAAGATTTTGCTAAATTTGAAAGCTTAAATCTGGAACTGATCGCCAGCCGAGAAACTCACGAGTTAGAACTTGAAGACATTCAAATGGGCAATGCGCTACGCACCTTGCTAAGCCAGCTGGATGAAGGCATCACCGCGCCTCTGAGCGATGAAGCCATGAGCTGGACCAGCATGTTTGCCTTGGCTGGTGTGCATTGGCAAATAACGCTGCCAGAGTTAGCCGATGGTTATCTGTGGACTTGGCTAGAGAACCAGTTAGCGGTAGCCGGTAAAACCCTGCCTTTGGGGCAAACCGCCTGCCAACAGCTACTCAGCCAATTACTGCCGCTGCTACCACGAGCGCGCCAAGCAGGTTTGGCCTTGCCTTTTGAAAATATAAGCGGGTCGCTACCAGCCTTGAGCTTGGCTAGCGCCCTACATGAAACCCAGTATTGTCGGCTGTTCCGCTCTTAA
- the ureE gene encoding urease accessory protein UreE: MLKVYQTLHHYHGPIHHQVVLSYELRKKARIKAQTEAQQDIGFFLERGQVLQNGQLLEAENGEVVEIKSADEQVTTAYSDDPLMFAKVCYHLGNRHTPLQIGEGWVRFQPDHVLQDLVELYGLRVEQHQAPFDPETGAYHSHLPGHSH; this comes from the coding sequence ATGTTAAAGGTGTATCAAACCCTCCATCATTACCATGGGCCTATTCATCATCAGGTGGTGTTGAGCTATGAACTGCGTAAAAAAGCGCGGATTAAGGCACAAACCGAAGCCCAACAAGACATTGGTTTCTTTTTAGAGCGCGGCCAAGTGCTACAAAATGGCCAATTGCTAGAAGCTGAAAACGGCGAAGTGGTAGAAATTAAAAGCGCCGATGAGCAAGTAACCACCGCCTACAGTGATGATCCCTTGATGTTTGCCAAGGTCTGTTACCACTTAGGTAACCGCCATACGCCACTGCAAATTGGTGAGGGCTGGGTACGCTTTCAACCGGATCACGTACTGCAAGACTTAGTGGAACTGTATGGCCTGCGGGTTGAACAGCATCAAGCGCCCTTCGACCCAGAAACCGGTGCTTACCACAGCCATTTACCGGGGCATAGTCACTAA